Within Planktothrix serta PCC 8927, the genomic segment TGGTGGCGGGGTGATGGGAGAAGCTCTCATCACCCGCTTAATTTCTGCTCAGATTTATCAAGCTTCTGAAATTATGATTAGTGACCCCCAAGAACAGCGTCGCAATAGTTTGACGCAACAGTATGGGGTTGTTGTAACAGCCAATAATCAGGAAACAACTCAAGCAACAGAAGCTCTTTTATTAGCAATTAAACCTCAAATTTTTGAAGCGATCGCCACGGAATTAGCTGGGGGTGTGACATTAGGAATAGATACCGTTGTTTTGTCGATTTTAGCGGGAGTTCCCCTGAATAAATTAGAAACGGCTTTTCCCAAACATCCGGTCATTAGAATTATGCCCAATACTCCCGCTACGGTGGGGGCCGGAGTCAGTGCGATCGCTTCTGGAAAATTGGTGCTATCTCCCCATTTAGACCTCACCAGACGCATTTTTCAGGCTGTTGGAGACGTGGTAGACGTGCCGGAGGCTTTAATGGATGCCGTCACCGGATTATCGGGTTCTGGCCCCGCTTATGTGGCGATTTTAATTGAAGCTTTGGCCGATGGAGGGGTCGCGGCGGGACTTCCTCGACCCATTGCCTCTAAATTAGCATTATCAACGGTATTAGGAACGGCCCAACTGTTATCAGAATCTAACTTACATCCGGCCGAACTCAAAGACCGTGTTACCAGTCCAGGGGGAACTACTATTGCTGGGGTTTCCCAACTGGAAAAAGCGGGATTTCGTTCGGCTTTAATAGAAGCAGTAAAAGCTGCAACTCAACGGTCAAAGGAGTTGGGAAGTTAGTTGATGGTTGATGGTTGACGGTTGACGGTTGACGGTTGACTGTTGGCTGCTCCTCTCCTCCTCTCCCCCTGCTCCTCTTCTTCGGTAGGGAAGTACGACATGAGAGTACGGTTTTTTCCATTTTGGATTCTGAAGAAATAACCCATGATTAGAGATGTCAAGCCAAGCAATTTCTAAACAAAAACCTTAAGACTCCTAAAGGAGAAAACTAATGATGCTGTTAACTCGCTATTCTTTCCCCACCTTTGAAGAAATTCAACGTCAATTTGATCAAGCGTTTGATGAAATTACCCAGACTAAAACTGTTACAGACTGGACTCCGGCGGTTCAATTGGAAGAAACTCCAGAACAGTATATTGTCCGGGCTGTTATTCCTAATTTAGATAAAAATGAATTAGATATTGAAGTGGCAAAAAATGGGATTGCTATTTCCGGTAAAACCCTTGAAACTGAACTTCCCGAAGGTCACAAAATCACCTATTCTGAGTTTCCAGTCGGTCAGTTTCGTCGCGTTGTTTCCCTTCCTGAAGCGATTGTGCAAACAGAAGTTAAAGCCGAATACACTGATGGAATTTTAACCGTTACTTTACCGAAAGCACCCGAAGTGATTCATCGCGTTGTTAAAGTGAATTTAAACTCTGAATCTCAATCTTAATCCGAAGGGTGGGCATTGCCCACCTTTTTTGATATCATATTAAATTGGATAAACTTTAATAAAAAACGCCAAAATAATCAGAATATTTGCCATCCCAAACCGATAAACCATTGGGAAATACTTTGATTAACTCTTTCCCTTTCTGGGGAATAGTTGCGGTGTATTGCTGCAATTTTTTCCAATCAGACAAAGATAGTTTTTCTTTGGTTTTTAAATGATCAATTAGATCGGCTCCATCTTTCCATCTACAGACGGCTGAAAGTTGCTTTTTGTTAATAAAATTAAACTTTTCTGCTACGGATTCAAACTGTAAATCTCGCCTTAATCCTTGAATCTCGTCTTGACCTGTTTGCTTATTCTTGTGGGCAAAATAATCCTTCAGGAGACTCAGATAATTTTCAGAGTTTAATCCATATTTTTTAATCAATTCAGAGGAATATTTAGCAAGAGATTGATAAATTTGATCAGGGAAATGATCACAACTCAAGATCAACACTTCTCCGGTTTCTAATAACCCTTCTCGATTGCATCTTCCTCCTCTCTGAATCAGGGAATCAAGAGGGCATTCTTCAGTTAATACGATTGGGTAATCAATATCAATTCCTGCCTCTACAATCTGTGTAGAAACACAATTAATATCAGAAGACTTGATCCTATTAATAACCTGTTTGCGGTGCGCTACACACATCCGAGAGGACAAATGAACCCATTGATCCGGTTGTTCTTGATTGAATATTTCAAAGGCTTCCTGAGCAGTTTTTGTAATATTAACGATAACTAATTTTTTCTGAGGAATGGCACTAATTTCTTCCCAAGATAGATTTTTACTCATAAATTTATAGCTACAACGGGACAGCGTTTTAAACTGATTAACTAATTCTTCCTGGGGAATCATGTCGATATGGGGGAGTTGAAACCCTTTTAGATTAGGTGCTGTAGCAGACATTAATACAACTGAACAGCCATAATTTATAACTAATTCATTTAAGACATTAGCAATAGCTGGTAAGAATTCAGGGGGTATTGTTTGATATTCATCAATCAGGATGACCCGGTTCATGATTCCGGCTAATTTTCTGCATCTGGAAGCATGATTAGAAAATAGGGATTCAAAGAATTGAATCGCAGTAGTGACTATAACCAAGCTATCCCAACGTTGAGAAGATAAACGATAGGCTATTTCTTCTCCGTGTTTAGGGATAAAGTCGGAATGATGCTCTAATACGGCTTCATCTCCCAAGACATCCCGATAAACTTTGGCTGATTGGTCAAGGATAGATTTGAACGGTGCAACGTACAGAATTCCATCCATATTGTGATGGTTACAATGCTCAACTGCAAACTGTAAAGAAGTTAGAGTTTTCCCAATTCCCGTAACACCAATTAACCGATAAATATTTTTACTAGATGTTGTATACTGAATCACCAGAGAGCGAAAATTTTCTCTCTCCTTAACAATTTTTGACGGGTTTTGAGAAGGAGGAAAAATTGCGAATTGCAACAAACTAGATTTTGCTTGAACTCGCTCTTTTTGGGAGTTGTGGGATTTTAGCTCAAATTCCATCGCATCTAATCTGTCACTATCTACTAAAACAGAAAAAAGTATTCTGATTGCTAACTCTTTTTGATAAGGATTAAGAGTTATATTAGGTAGATTAGTTAGCTCAGGAAATAACCGCTTTAAGCATTTCTTCCAGTGTTTTTCTGAATGTTCAAAAAACTCTCTATCGACAGCACTATTTTTTAGCTGGCCATGATGTGACCGAATGATGTAGACCAAGGGGTGGGTATCATCTTCTCCTGTGAGTTCATATACTGTTCTTGCTCCTTCAGAGGAATGAAAAACTGTACTTCCTCCCTCTAATAAGTATTTTTGCCACGATTTCTTGGCTTTACCTAAATCATGGAGCAGTCCCCCATAGTATCCAAGTTCCTTGAGAAATTCTGGGAGACGTTCTCGTGACTTGGCTGCAACTCCCTCTAGGTGTTCAATTAAAAGTTGTTTGATTTCTGTCCCTTCTATCTTCCTTGCAAACATTTTTATCCTGTGATAATTTATACTTATTCTATGACAGTATAGAACATGAGATTAAAGGTATGGGGTGATTTGGCATTGTTTACTCGCCCCGAAACGAAAGCAGACCCGTACTCCTATCCAATTATAACGCCCTCGGCAGCAGAGGGAATCCTGAAGGCGATTTTCTGGAAACCGGAAATAACCTACAGTATCGAAACGATCACGGTATTGAATCCGATTCGGTATCAGTCCCTATTCCGTAATATGGGACAAAGCAAAATAGCTGTTTCCACTGTCAAAACCTGGGCAACCCAAAACCCCTCTGGACGGTATTTGATCAATGAAGATAGATCCCAGCGAAACCATGTTGTTCTAAAAAATGTCGCTTATATCATAGATTTTAGTTTACACCTAACAACAAAAGCGACAGATCCCATAGATAAATATCATGCTATCTGTGCTAAAAGAATTGAACGAGGGCAATGCTTTAAACAACCTTGTTTGGGTGTGCGGGAATTCACCGCTAATTTCAGTTTTCCTGATGGGAATGAGCAAATTCATCCTGAACTCTTGGGGACGTTTAACTTCGGACAAATCCTGAAGAAAATGCACTTTGTTCAAGATTCAAAAGGGAATGTGGAATGGAAAGATAACGAATCTCAGAAGATTGTTAAAGGTCGTGTCTTACCTGAATTCTTTGAAGCAATTATGCGTGATGGGGTGGTAAGATGTTAGCCGAACTTTATCAGTTTTCAAAACAGTTTCAACTTCCTCCCGTGGGTTATTCAACGAATACTGCTGTTTATCGTATTGACTTGGAAACAAGCTTAATTTCCCTCCTGCAAACAAAAACAATTAAAACCGTGAAAAAAGAAGATCGGGTTTTCTTTAAACCGGGTCAAAAATTGATTCTTCCTAATCTCAATCGTAATAGTGTAGCTCCTCTATTAATTGCTGATACGGGAGAATATTTGTTTGGCATTGGGTCAAGTAAAGATACTAATAAAAAAGTATCCCGCTATTTAGAATTACTGCAAGAATGCTGGCAAATGACATCAGATCCGGTTCTGGAAAAGGTTCTAAAATTCATTCGGGAATCTAGCCAAAAATCTATTATTTCTCAGCTTGAAACCCTGGGAAATAAGCCCCAAGCAGGCAAGAAATATGGGGAGTCGGAACGGTTTGTTTTCTATTATCAAAACCCGGAAACAGAACAAGCTGAACTTGTAACCAATCGTCCTTTAATTCAAAAGTTTTGGGGTAAATATTTTCTATCCAAACAAACGATAAAAGCGGGTAAGTGCATTATTACAGGTGAAGAAACGCAAGTTTTAACCCATATCCTACCCGGCAAACTTAAAGGCATTCCAGGGGGTCAATCAACGGGTTGTGCTATTTCCAGTTTTGATAAGTCAGCTTATCAAAGTTGGGGATGGGATAACTGTCAGAATGCACCCATTGGGATTAATACCGCATTAGGGTTTTTAGGTGGTGTGGAGATGCTGCAAAGTAATCCCAGACATTACCATAAGTTAGGGAATCAGATGTTTGTTTTTTGGGGAGATCAGAACCAAGAAGGCATCAATCCTGAGTTTTGGCAAGATGTTACAGCCTGCCGTTTAAAGGGGTTAATTCAAGGCATCAACACGGGAAAAAGTTTAGATACCCGCCATTATTCCAAAAAGTTCTATCTGGGTATTCTCAAAGGAAATAAGGGGCGGGTTGCTATCAATAGAATTGACTCGATTTCTTCTGATGCAATTGCCGATAATGTCGAACATTTTTGTCAACTCCAACAGTGGTTTGATAACTGGACAAAACCAATCTGGGTTTTCCGTAAGGCTGCATTTTTTGATATCAATAAAGAACATACGGAAGTTATTGACACCGCCCTGATTCAATTTGCATTATTAGGGAAAGAACTCCCTCAAATTTATGCAAAGAAAATGATTGATAGAATCTATGCGGAACAGGATACTTTTGAATCTTTTGACCGGGCAAAAGCTTTATTTTTCTATACCCAACATCCCAATATGAACGACCCCAATGATCTAATTGCTTATCAGTTAGGACGGATAACTTTCCTAATGCACATAGCACAAATGAAAGCCCGAAAACAGACCAAGGAAGACACTAATGTTACCCGTTCTTTGAAAACACTTTCTACAACTCCTTCTCAAGTTTTCGGACGACTTTATCAAGGGTGTTATGCTCATCACCTTTTGGAAGAAGAAACTAAGTACATTAAACTTCTATTAGATGAGGAGTTCCGAACTATTTCTCCTGAAGACTTACCCGACAATTTTACCCTCCGTCAGCAATCTTTATTTTTTGTGGGATTTGCTAAAAAACGGGCTGAATATTTCCTACCAAAATCCGGCAAAAACAAAGATCAAGATTTTAACAATAACGAGGAAGAATAGATTATGTTACACTTTGATCCTTCTAAAAAACACGATGCGATTCTGTTAGTTGATTGTCTGGACGGTAATCCTAACGGCGACCCAGATGCCGGAAATCAACCCCGAATTGACCCAGAAACCCGACATGGTTTAATTAGTGATGCTTGTATGAAACGTAAGGTTCGCAACTATGTTGTATTCACGAAAAAGGGAGAGGTAAATTATAAAATTTTTGTCGAAGAAGGTAGCGTCTTGAATGATAAGATTGAGAAAGCTTATTCAGAGTTG encodes:
- a CDS encoding CRISPR-associated helicase/endonuclease Cas3, translating into MFARKIEGTEIKQLLIEHLEGVAAKSRERLPEFLKELGYYGGLLHDLGKAKKSWQKYLLEGGSTVFHSSEGARTVYELTGEDDTHPLVYIIRSHHGQLKNSAVDREFFEHSEKHWKKCLKRLFPELTNLPNITLNPYQKELAIRILFSVLVDSDRLDAMEFELKSHNSQKERVQAKSSLLQFAIFPPSQNPSKIVKERENFRSLVIQYTTSSKNIYRLIGVTGIGKTLTSLQFAVEHCNHHNMDGILYVAPFKSILDQSAKVYRDVLGDEAVLEHHSDFIPKHGEEIAYRLSSQRWDSLVIVTTAIQFFESLFSNHASRCRKLAGIMNRVILIDEYQTIPPEFLPAIANVLNELVINYGCSVVLMSATAPNLKGFQLPHIDMIPQEELVNQFKTLSRCSYKFMSKNLSWEEISAIPQKKLVIVNITKTAQEAFEIFNQEQPDQWVHLSSRMCVAHRKQVINRIKSSDINCVSTQIVEAGIDIDYPIVLTEECPLDSLIQRGGRCNREGLLETGEVLILSCDHFPDQIYQSLAKYSSELIKKYGLNSENYLSLLKDYFAHKNKQTGQDEIQGLRRDLQFESVAEKFNFINKKQLSAVCRWKDGADLIDHLKTKEKLSLSDWKKLQQYTATIPQKGKELIKVFPNGLSVWDGKYSDYFGVFY
- a CDS encoding type I-C CRISPR-associated protein Cas8c/Csd1 yields the protein MLAELYQFSKQFQLPPVGYSTNTAVYRIDLETSLISLLQTKTIKTVKKEDRVFFKPGQKLILPNLNRNSVAPLLIADTGEYLFGIGSSKDTNKKVSRYLELLQECWQMTSDPVLEKVLKFIRESSQKSIISQLETLGNKPQAGKKYGESERFVFYYQNPETEQAELVTNRPLIQKFWGKYFLSKQTIKAGKCIITGEETQVLTHILPGKLKGIPGGQSTGCAISSFDKSAYQSWGWDNCQNAPIGINTALGFLGGVEMLQSNPRHYHKLGNQMFVFWGDQNQEGINPEFWQDVTACRLKGLIQGINTGKSLDTRHYSKKFYLGILKGNKGRVAINRIDSISSDAIADNVEHFCQLQQWFDNWTKPIWVFRKAAFFDINKEHTEVIDTALIQFALLGKELPQIYAKKMIDRIYAEQDTFESFDRAKALFFYTQHPNMNDPNDLIAYQLGRITFLMHIAQMKARKQTKEDTNVTRSLKTLSTTPSQVFGRLYQGCYAHHLLEEETKYIKLLLDEEFRTISPEDLPDNFTLRQQSLFFVGFAKKRAEYFLPKSGKNKDQDFNNNEEE
- a CDS encoding Hsp20/alpha crystallin family protein, giving the protein MMLLTRYSFPTFEEIQRQFDQAFDEITQTKTVTDWTPAVQLEETPEQYIVRAVIPNLDKNELDIEVAKNGIAISGKTLETELPEGHKITYSEFPVGQFRRVVSLPEAIVQTEVKAEYTDGILTVTLPKAPEVIHRVVKVNLNSESQS
- the cas5c gene encoding type I-C CRISPR-associated protein Cas5c → MRLKVWGDLALFTRPETKADPYSYPIITPSAAEGILKAIFWKPEITYSIETITVLNPIRYQSLFRNMGQSKIAVSTVKTWATQNPSGRYLINEDRSQRNHVVLKNVAYIIDFSLHLTTKATDPIDKYHAICAKRIERGQCFKQPCLGVREFTANFSFPDGNEQIHPELLGTFNFGQILKKMHFVQDSKGNVEWKDNESQKIVKGRVLPEFFEAIMRDGVVRC
- the proC gene encoding pyrroline-5-carboxylate reductase, with product MFKLGVIGGGVMGEALITRLISAQIYQASEIMISDPQEQRRNSLTQQYGVVVTANNQETTQATEALLLAIKPQIFEAIATELAGGVTLGIDTVVLSILAGVPLNKLETAFPKHPVIRIMPNTPATVGAGVSAIASGKLVLSPHLDLTRRIFQAVGDVVDVPEALMDAVTGLSGSGPAYVAILIEALADGGVAAGLPRPIASKLALSTVLGTAQLLSESNLHPAELKDRVTSPGGTTIAGVSQLEKAGFRSALIEAVKAATQRSKELGS